CCAGGTCGCCGTTCCAGTCGGCCGGCACATCCAGTCGCCATGGTGCGCCCTGCAGCTCGCCGCTGAGCGTGCGTGCCGCCGTGGGCGGTGCCGCCAGCAGGACCGTCGATGGCAACAGCAGGCCGAGGGCGAGGGCACATCGAAGCAAGGGGCGCATCGGGGTCGTTCCATGCAGGAATGGCGCCGAGCATAGATGCCAGCGAAACGTTGCGCGCGCTGCACTGCCGCAGGGGATTGTGGGTCGACCGTGCTGCGCTCTACGCTGGCCGCATGGTCCTGCACGTCATCGCGTCGATTATCCGGATTCCCCAGGGGAAGGCGGGATAGCGCGCGGTCGTCACGGCCAGGCAACCCGCCCGGGCAGGCGGGCTGCACATGGCGCTCTCCCGGGCACTGGAATCCACCGAGGAGAACGCAGATGCAACCTCTTTCATCGACCGACGAAGCCCCGACCCTGCACCTGCTGTGCGGCAAGATCGGTGCAGGCAAATCGACCCTGTCGCAGCAACTGGCGGCGAAGCCGCGCCACGTCCTGATCAGCGAAGACGCATGGCTGGCCACGCTGCATCCGGGCGACATCCACTCCATCGCCGATTACCTGCAGCGTGCAGCCACGCTGCGCAGTGTGCTGACCGATCATCTGCGTGCATTGTTGCGCGTGGGCGTCTCGGTGGTGCTCGATTTCCCCTTCAACACGCCGGCCGCACGGGCATGGGCGCGCGAGGTGTTCGAGCCGGTGGATGCTGCGCACCGGCTGCATTTTCTCGACGTTGCCGACGAGGTCTGCAAGGCGCGGCTGCATGCGCGCAATGCGCGCGGCGAGCACCCCTTCCAGGCCAACGATGAGGCCTTCGACCAGATCACCCGCCACTTCGTGGCACCGGCGGCGGAGGAGGGCTTCGTGGTGATGCGCTACACCGAGGCCGGCCCGGTATAGCGCGGTCGGTTCAGTCGACGAAGGCCGGCTTGCCCTCGGTGGCGGTCTGCACCAGCGTTCTGCGGAAGGTCTCGACCAGGGGACGCAGGTTGATGCGGTGCCAGGCCGCCCACAGCGGCGTGCGGTAACTGAACCACGGCAGCTCGCGCAGCACCACGCCCGCCGGTGCCTGGTGGTCCAGGCTGCGCTGGATCGTGGTCTGGCCCAGCCCGGCGGCGACCAGGCCGAGCGCGGCCAGCGGCTCGGTCGCTTCCATGGCGATGGTCGGGGTGAAACCGGCCTTCGCACAGGCAGCGATGAAGGTGTCATGGCGCAGCGCGCTTTCCTTGTGCATCACGCCGATCCATTGCTGGCTGGCCAGATCCTCGGGCGTGATGGTCTCTGCGCTGGCCAGTGGGTGGCCGGCCGGCAGCGCCAGCAGCATCGGGTCGTTCAGTACCTGCGTGGCTTCCAGGTCCGGATCGTCGAATGCGGGTGGTTCGCAGACCAGGGCGATGTCCAGGCTGCGTTGCCGCAGGCCTTCCAGCTGCACGTCCGACTGCTGGTTGTACAGCGCGATGTGTACGGCAGGACGGTCGCCGCGCAGTTCGCGCAGGGCGGTGGGCAGTACGCCGGAGTGCATCGCGTACTCCAGATAGCCGATGCACAGGCCGCCTTCGTCGCCGCGGCCGAGCCGGCGTGCCAGCGATTCCAGCCGGTTGGCGTGGGTCAGCAGGGCGCGCGCCTCGGCCAGGAAGGTGCGGCCGTCGGCGGTCAGGCGGATGCGCTGCTGCGAGCGTTCGAACAGCTGCAGTTCCAGCCGTTCCTCCAGCTGGGCGATCTGCCGGCTGAGTGGGGACTGGGAAATGTGAAGGCGCTCGGCGGCGCGGCCGACGTGTTCATCTTCGGCGACGGCCACGAAGTAGCGCAGTTGGCGGAGATCGAGCATAAGACCTTCCGGGACTCAAGATGGATAAATTGTGTCTTGGACAGTCTGATTGGGCAAGCCTAGCCTATGCCTCAACCTCAACAACCTCCCCAAGGGGAACTCCATGAGCATCAACACTCTGTTGGCTGGCAAGACCCTCGGCTTCGGTACCGCGCCGCTGGGCAACATGTTCCGTGACATCCCGGAAGCCGAGGCCCAGGCCACGGTGGACGCGGCCTGGGAACAGGGCACCCGCTACTTCGATACCGCCCCGTTCTACGGCGCCGGCCTGGCCGAGATCCGGCTCGGCGACGCGCTGGCCAAGCGCAACCGCGACGACTTCGTGCTCAGCACCAAGGTCGGCCGCCTGATCCTGGATGAAGTGGAAGACACCAGCGCCCGCGACCTTGGCGAGAAGGGCGGCCTGTTCGTCGCCGGCCGCCCCAACAAGCTGGTCAACGACTATTCGGCCGATGCCACCCTGCGCTCGATCGATGACAGCCTCAAGCGCCTGAAGACCGATCGCCTGGATATCGTCTGGGTGCATGACATCGCCCAGGACTTCTACGGCGATGAGTGGCTGTCCTACTTCGAGACTGCACGCCGCGGCGCCTTCAAGGTGCTGACCCGGCTGCGCGAGGACGGCGTGATCAAGGCCTGGGGCCTGGGCGTCAACCGTGTCGAGCCGATCGAGCTGACCCTGGACCTGGACGAAGCCCGTCCGGATGGCTTCCTGCTGGCCGGCCGCTACTCGCTGCTCGACCACGAGCGTGCGCTGCAGCGGGTGATGCCCAAGGCGGCCGAACGCAACACCGGGATCGTGGTCGGCGGTCCGTACAGCTCCGGCGTGCTGGCCGGTGGCAACCACTTCGAGTACCAGAAGGCGTCGCCGGAGATCCTGGCCAAGGTCGAGCGCATCAAGGCCATTGCGGCCGAGTACGGCATCAGCATCAAGGCGGCCGCCCTGCAGTTCTCGCTGGCCAACCCGGCGGTGGCTGCGGTGATCCCGGGCGCCAGCCGTCCCGAACGCATCGCCGAAGACTATGCCGCACTGAAGGAAATCATCCCGGCCGGGTTCTGGCAGGAACTGCGTGCGCAGGGCCTCGTTGCGGCCAACGCCCCGCTGCCGATCGACAACATCTGAGTCCCCAAGGAGACCTTCCCATGGCAACTGCATCTGTATCCATCACCGTGCCGACCCCGGCCGACCAGGTCTGGAACCTCATCGGCGGCTTCGATTCGCTGCCCGACTGGCTTCCGTACATTCCCCAGAGCACGCTCAGCGAAGGCGGTCGCGTGCGCCATCTGGCCAATCCCGATGGCGATGCCATCGTCGAGCGCCTGGAAGCCTTCGACCAGGCTGATCGCAGCTACACCTACTCGATCCTGCAGGCGTCGTTCCCGGTCACCGGCTACCGTTCCACCCTGCGCGTTGTCGAGCAGGGCAGTGGTTCCAGGATCGACTGGTCCGGTGAGTTCACCCCGGTGGGTGTCAGCGGCGAAGAAGCGTCCGCGCTGTTCGAGGGCATCTATCGCGATGGCCTGAAGGCACTGGAAACCACGCTGGCCGGGTGAATGCCCGTGCGGTGTTGACCGCATGCAGACGTTCCGGCCGGTCCGGGGCGTTTGTATTTCAGTGGGTGGGTGATGGCCCACCACAGGCAACGCGGTGCATCGGGAAGTCCATTGCCTGTTTCGGATTGTCCTGCGCGATCTCGATGCGCGCATGCGCGCGCTGTTCGTCGAGGCGCCTGTAGCGGATGCGCTGCGGGAAGTCATTGGCCGGGTTCTCGAATACCGCCTCGTTGGCATCGACCCGGGTGGCATTGAACTCGGTCGCGTTCTGGCCGGAGGGTAGGGCGGTCAGCACCAGGCGGCCGTCGTCATGCTGGCGCAGCTGCATGAACTCGAAACCCACGGTGTGGCCGTCACGCAGGCTGCGGCTGCTGCCGAACAGTGTGTTGCCAGCCAGGGTGGACCACTGCTCGCCGGCACCGGCGGGCTGACCATCAAGCTGCCAGCAACCGGCCAGCCAGGCCAGGTGTTCGATCTTCGACGGTGGAGCGGCCTGTGCGTGCGCGGCCGCGAGCAGCAGCGGCAACAGGGCCAGGGCGATGCGGAGCGACATCGGTGCCTCCATGCGCGGGGATGTGTGGCCTGTATAGCGTTCGGGGGACGAGGCGGCCAGTGCCGTCCTTTCCATTGTTGATTCCGATACGATCTGTCGCATCAGGCTCACACTGCTTAACCTGGGGTCCCGCCATGGTCGACCGTCTCGCCATTCTGCTGGAACGCTTCGCGGTCACCGCCTCGGTGTTCCATGCCGGCGCGCTGTGCGGCATCAACACGCTGGAGGGTGAGGATGAGGCCGGGCAGCTGCACCTGGTGCGACGTGGCCCGCTGCAGGTCAGCCACGGCCATCAGACCCTCCAGGTCGACGTCCCCAGCCTGCTGCTGTACCCGCGGCCGATGCCGCACCGGTTCAGCACCGATCCGCAGCAGGGCGCCGACATGGCCTGCGCCAACCTGCATTTCGAGGGTGGCCGGCTCAACCCGATCAGCGCCGCGTTGCCCGATTTCATCTGCATGCCGCTGGCGGATCTCTACGGCGGCAGCGCAGCACTGGAGCTGCTGTTCGAAGAGGCCTTCGAACAGCGCTGCGGGCGTGCGGCGATGGTCAACCGGCTGTTCGAGGTGGTGATGATCCAGGTGCTGCGCCAATTGATGGAAGGCGGCGAGATGCGTGGCGGCCTGTTCGCAGGGCTCGGCCATCCGCGGCTGCGGCTGGCATTGGTGGCGATGCATGAAGCGCCCGCACAGTCCTGGACCCTGGAAGACCTGGCCGAGGTCGCCGGCATGTCACGCAGCGTGTTTGCCGCCAGTTTCCGTGAGGCGATGGGCACCACGCCCGGTCAGTACCTGCAGGGCTGGCGGGTGGGCCTGGCGCAGCAGGCGCTGCGTCAGGGGCGCCCATTGAAGCGGATCGCTGACGACGTCGGCTATGGCAGCGAAGCCGCGCTGTCGCGTGCGTTCAAGGCGCACACCGGGCAGTCGCCGCGCGAGTGGCGCGGACAGGCCCGCGCCAGCGTGGCCTGAGCCTCAGGCCAGTACCAGCCGGGCCAGTTTCATGCCACCGAACAGGCCGACCAGGCCCAGTGCCACCGAACCGCCGGCGTACAGCGCTGCCAGGCCATGCTGGCCGCGCTGCAGCAGCAGACCGATTTCCAGCGCATAGGTGGAGAACGTGGTGTAGCCGCCGAGGATGCCGGTGGCCAGCAGCAGTCGCAGCTGCGGCGAGGCACCATTGCGCAGGGCGAAGGCCTCGACCAGCACGCCCATCAGCAGCGCACCGGTGATGTTGATCAGGAAGGTCGACCATGGCCACGGGCTGCCGACCGCCACCCGCGCACCGATCAGGTTGCAGGCATGGCGAAGGCACGCGCCGAGCCCGCCACCGATGAAGACCAGCAAGTAGTTGTTCAATGCGTGCATCACGTGCCTCGGATACGGGTTCGCTGATTCGAGGGCGAACGCCGAGGGCAGGCACGGCCTGCCATCGACGAACACCGGTTCGTCCTGGCAGGAGCCATCAGCCCTTTCAGGCGGTTATCGGGGGAGCCCCATCCCCATCGAGGAACATGCTACCAGCGCCAGCGCGCTTACGTCATCGAGGTCGTCAGCACCCGGATGACCTTGCTGCGGCTGAAGCCGTCCATCAGCAGTTCGAAGGCCAGCAGGTCCAATGCCGCGTGGCGACGATGGTCGATCTCCAGCCCCTTCTCCTCCACCAGGTGGCTGACCAGTTCGTAGGCGTCCTGCCAGACATCCAGGTGGGCCTGGCTGGGGATATAGGTATTGCCCCGCTCACCGACGCCAAGCCCGTTCACGCCGTACAGCAGTTCGCGCGCGTCCAGCTTGGCCGCATCGGCGATGCGGAACAGCTGTTCGGCCTTCACATGGGCGGGGCTGACATGGTCGTTGAGCCAGTTGCTGATGGTTGCCGTCGTCGAATCGGCGGCGCGGGCCAGATCGGCCGGGCGAGGGTGCCCGGCTTTCTTCATGGCAATGGCGAGTCGTTGGCCGAGAGTATTCATCTATGCAAGCCAGCTTAACGCGTAGATCGCAAAGATCCCTTGTTCCAAGAATAAGTCTGGTTAACAGAAGGACCGACCGTGACCGATTTCTGGAGCAAGGGGCAGGTGCGCGCCCGGCTGGGCTTCCGGACCGATGCCGAACTGGCGCGGTTCTTTGGCATAAGCCGATCTGCAGTGTCGCAATGGCCCAAGGACTTCCCGATTCCTGCGCTGCGCCAATACATCCTGCATCAGCGCTACCCCAACCTGTTCCCGGCGACTGAGGCCGCGGAGGCCGAATAAGCCCGGATGGCGCCGCCTTTTGTCGCATATAGCACTCTAAGCGCTGTTTGCTAAGTATGCTTAGCAAAATAGGAAACTTCGATGGAACGGGGCTTGGCCATCGGTGGTGCCTACTGGAACAGGGGGAACGGGGATCAGGTACTGTGTCGGGTCCGACCCATCCGTGGACCCCGTCTCCCCGTATGTGGTTTCGTGAACGATTAATAATTTCGATCACGAAAGTCGCGGCATGTAATTGACCTGTCGTGAAATCTATGACTAATTGGCATCAACCGGGCGTGAAGCCTGGGAGTCTTTCAGTAGCTCGCAAGTGAGTCGGTAGACCGTCAACGATGCAGAACAAGTCCAACGGAGGTCGTATGGAATACGGCATGCATGGCTTGGCTGAACGGGTACGCCGCGAACTGGAAGCCAGTTATCACAAACACGGATGCGGTCCGGCGTTCTGGGATACCTACCAGCAGGTGCTGGACCGCCTGGTCCCGCAGGGGACCGAGCGTACCGAAGTCACCAATGAAATGGCGCTGATCATCGAACAGCTCGGCATCGTCCGACGTGCGCAGCTGGTACCGCCGCACGCCAACGGGCCGCGTTGATCCGTTGATTCAAAGCAGGCGCCAGGCGCCACAGGCCAACAGCGCCAGCAGCATCGACAGCAGTGCCAGGGTCCGCGGTCGCCACCATTGCCGCGGTTGCCCGGCCATGGCCTGCGGACTGCAGTAGCGCACCAGGCTCGGGCCGAAACCGGCCTGGTGCTGCTGCCGCGCGCAGGCGTCCAGACAGGCGCCGCAGGCCAGGCAATCGGCCTGCGGTCCCTGGCGGATATCCAGTTGCATCGGGCAGGCGCTGACACAGGCGGCGCAATCGGTGCAGTCGCCCAGGCGGTCGGCGCTGAAGGTGGGCATCGGTCCGGCCAGCAGCGGATGTGCGGCACGGAATACGTAGTCCTGCGCGGTAGTCGGGTCGAGCAGGCCGCGGTTGCGGCCGAGCACGCCACCGTGGCCCGGCGGGCGCATGCCGCGCGGTTCACCGCGGCGCGCGTCGTACAACATGCGTGGCGTATGCGGATCGGTCAGCAGTGGCTGCATGCGCGCGAACGGGCACAGCGAACGGCATACCTGCTCGCGCAGGAAACCGGCATTACCCCAGGTGGCGGCGGCATAGAACAGCACCCAGAACGTTTCCCAGCCGCTCCAGCCGGCATGCGGGGCGGCGGCCAGCAGTCCAGCGATCGGGCTGAACAGGCCGACGAAGGTGATGCCGGTCCACAGCGACAGCAGTCCCCACGCAACCTGGGTGGCAGGGCGCACGGCCGGCACGGGCAAGACCTTGGCCATGCCGCGCGCAATCCAGTCGAAGGCACGACGCCACAGCGTCTGCGGGCAGGCGTGGCCGCACCAGATGCGGCCGGCGAGGTGGGTGAGCAGCGCAAGGCCGACCGCCAGTACCGCCAGCAACCCGATCAGCACGCCGACATCGCCGGGCCACAACGTCCAGCCAAGCAGGTCGAAGCGCCGTGCATTGATGTCCAGCAGCAGGGCCTGGTGCCCGTTCCAGCGCAGCCATGGCAGTGCATAGAACAGGGCCAGCAGGAGTACGCTGAGCGCGCCGCGCCAACGCCAGGGGCGTGGGATTCCGGTACAGGGCGTACTCATCCCAGCGGCAGCTCGTCGTCGTCATCGCTCGGCATCGGCCGCTGCAGGTACCAGGTGACCGCGCTGGACAGTGCCGTCACCGACCAGAACATGAAAAACCCTGCCGTATAGCCCAGTTCGCGGCTGATCGTCGTGCCCGGGAAGCTGATCGCCTGCAACCGCAGCGGGTCGACGAAGGCGAAGAACACCACGCTGGCCAGGCCCGCAGCGATGAAGCTGGGCCAGAGGATGGCACCCCAGTGCTGGATCAGCTGCTGGCGGCGGCTGGGAGAGGGTCTGTTCATGCTGTCCCGGATCGGAATGAGGGCGGCGCGTATACTCCGCCGAGGCTGGCGCAGCATCCGCAGGGCATGCTTCCTGCAAGCGTGCCAGCCTAGGTGCAGCGAACTGCGCCGACATTGATCTGGATCAACGGTGGTGCTGGCCGGCTGCGGCACACTTGCCGGCAAGCTTTGGGTGCCCTGATGAACGCAACACCGCCGCCTGTCCTTCCTGTCGCTTCCCCCGGGTTGTGCACCGAGCAGGAAGTGACCCGCCTGGTCCACGACTTCTATGCGCGCGTGCGCGAAGAGGAGCGGCTGGGGCCAGTGTTCGAGGCGCACGTCCATGACTGGCCGGAACACCTGGCGCAGCTGGTCGATTTCTGGTCGGCGATGCTGCGCGGTACACGCCGCTTCAAGGGCTCGCCGATGTCCAAGCACATGGCCATCGAGCTGGACAAGGACCTGTTCGACCGCTGGCTGGTGCTGTTCCGGATCACCACCGCCGAGTGCGGCAACCCGCCCATGCAGGAGCTGGCCAACGACGTGGCCGCGCGCATCGGTGACACCTTCTGGAAGCGCTACCAGATGCTGCGCTGGCCGCAGGTTGGCCTGCCGGTGCTGGGAATCTCCACCCGGGATTGATCTGGGTCAAGGCGGCCACGGCCGCCCGGCGCGATGCTGGCGGCATGGACACGTTCTCTCCCGCCGCCGGTGGCCTGGCCTGGACCTTCGACCCCGACCTTCTGCGCCGGCACGACCGGCCGGGCCCGCGCTACACCTCGTACCCGACCGCGCCGCATTTCCATGATGGCTTCGACGCGCCGGCGCTGCGCCAGGCGATCGCCGACAGCAACCAGCTGGCCCGCGCGCTGTCGTTGTACGTGCATGTGCCGTTCTGCTCCAGCCCCTGCTTCTACTGCGGCTGCAACCGCGTGATCACCCGCGACCGCGGTCGGGGCCACAGCTACGTCTCGCGCGTGCTGGCCGAGGCCGACCTGCTGGCGCCGCAGTTCGAGGACGGTCGTGAGGTCATCCAGCTGCACCTGGGCGGGGGCACGCCGAACTTCCTCGATGCCGAGGCAATGACCACGCTGGTGGAAGGGCTGCGTCGGCGCTTTGATTTCAGCGATTCGCCGCAGCGCGATTTCTCGATCGAACTCGATCCGCGCTTCATCGATACCCGCGATGTCGCCATGCTGGCGCGGCTGGGCTTCAACCGGGCCAGCCTGGGCGTGCAGGATTTCGATCCGCAGGTGCAGGAAGCCATCAACCGCGTGCAGGGCGTGCAGCAGACGCTGGACATCCTGCAGGCCTGCCGCGACAGCGGGATGCGCTCGGTCAACGTCGACCTGATCTATGGATTGCCGGGACAGAGCCTGGAAGGGTTTGGCCGCACCCTGGAACGGGTGCTGGCATTGCGCCCGGATCGCCTGGCGGTGTACGGCTACGCACATCTGCCGCATCTGTTCCGCGCCCAGAAGCAGATCGACGAAAGCCGCTTGCCTTCGCCGGAAGACAAACTGGCACTGCTGGGCCTGGCGGTGGAGAAACTCTCTGCGGCCG
The sequence above is a segment of the Stenotrophomonas maltophilia genome. Coding sequences within it:
- a CDS encoding group III truncated hemoglobin; protein product: MNATPPPVLPVASPGLCTEQEVTRLVHDFYARVREEERLGPVFEAHVHDWPEHLAQLVDFWSAMLRGTRRFKGSPMSKHMAIELDKDLFDRWLVLFRITTAECGNPPMQELANDVAARIGDTFWKRYQMLRWPQVGLPVLGISTRD
- a CDS encoding helix-turn-helix domain-containing protein, which encodes MKKAGHPRPADLARAADSTTATISNWLNDHVSPAHVKAEQLFRIADAAKLDARELLYGVNGLGVGERGNTYIPSQAHLDVWQDAYELVSHLVEEKGLEIDHRRHAALDLLAFELLMDGFSRSKVIRVLTTSMT
- a CDS encoding LysR family transcriptional regulator — its product is MLDLRQLRYFVAVAEDEHVGRAAERLHISQSPLSRQIAQLEERLELQLFERSQQRIRLTADGRTFLAEARALLTHANRLESLARRLGRGDEGGLCIGYLEYAMHSGVLPTALRELRGDRPAVHIALYNQQSDVQLEGLRQRSLDIALVCEPPAFDDPDLEATQVLNDPMLLALPAGHPLASAETITPEDLASQQWIGVMHKESALRHDTFIAACAKAGFTPTIAMEATEPLAALGLVAAGLGQTTIQRSLDHQAPAGVVLRELPWFSYRTPLWAAWHRINLRPLVETFRRTLVQTATEGKPAFVD
- a CDS encoding aldo/keto reductase, which codes for MSINTLLAGKTLGFGTAPLGNMFRDIPEAEAQATVDAAWEQGTRYFDTAPFYGAGLAEIRLGDALAKRNRDDFVLSTKVGRLILDEVEDTSARDLGEKGGLFVAGRPNKLVNDYSADATLRSIDDSLKRLKTDRLDIVWVHDIAQDFYGDEWLSYFETARRGAFKVLTRLREDGVIKAWGLGVNRVEPIELTLDLDEARPDGFLLAGRYSLLDHERALQRVMPKAAERNTGIVVGGPYSSGVLAGGNHFEYQKASPEILAKVERIKAIAAEYGISIKAAALQFSLANPAVAAVIPGASRPERIAEDYAALKEIIPAGFWQELRAQGLVAANAPLPIDNI
- a CDS encoding DUF6265 family protein encodes the protein MSLRIALALLPLLLAAAHAQAAPPSKIEHLAWLAGCWQLDGQPAGAGEQWSTLAGNTLFGSSRSLRDGHTVGFEFMQLRQHDDGRLVLTALPSGQNATEFNATRVDANEAVFENPANDFPQRIRYRRLDEQRAHARIEIAQDNPKQAMDFPMHRVACGGPSPTH
- the hemN gene encoding oxygen-independent coproporphyrinogen III oxidase — translated: MDTFSPAAGGLAWTFDPDLLRRHDRPGPRYTSYPTAPHFHDGFDAPALRQAIADSNQLARALSLYVHVPFCSSPCFYCGCNRVITRDRGRGHSYVSRVLAEADLLAPQFEDGREVIQLHLGGGTPNFLDAEAMTTLVEGLRRRFDFSDSPQRDFSIELDPRFIDTRDVAMLARLGFNRASLGVQDFDPQVQEAINRVQGVQQTLDILQACRDSGMRSVNVDLIYGLPGQSLEGFGRTLERVLALRPDRLAVYGYAHLPHLFRAQKQIDESRLPSPEDKLALLGLAVEKLSAAGYQYIGMDHFALPEEDLSRAQRAGQLHRNFMGYTTHADTDLLGLGVSAISHIGATYSQNPRDLPSWEDAVDQGQLPVWRGVALSADDQLRAELIQQLMCQGEVDGAVLGQRHGVDFEQYFTEDLRSVQRLQDDGLAEYRDGVVRASEPGRPLLRLLAMCFDPYLRAAHEQPRYSRAI
- a CDS encoding AAA family ATPase: MQPLSSTDEAPTLHLLCGKIGAGKSTLSQQLAAKPRHVLISEDAWLATLHPGDIHSIADYLQRAATLRSVLTDHLRALLRVGVSVVLDFPFNTPAARAWAREVFEPVDAAHRLHFLDVADEVCKARLHARNARGEHPFQANDEAFDQITRHFVAPAAEEGFVVMRYTEAGPV
- a CDS encoding AraC family transcriptional regulator; this translates as MVDRLAILLERFAVTASVFHAGALCGINTLEGEDEAGQLHLVRRGPLQVSHGHQTLQVDVPSLLLYPRPMPHRFSTDPQQGADMACANLHFEGGRLNPISAALPDFICMPLADLYGGSAALELLFEEAFEQRCGRAAMVNRLFEVVMIQVLRQLMEGGEMRGGLFAGLGHPRLRLALVAMHEAPAQSWTLEDLAEVAGMSRSVFAASFREAMGTTPGQYLQGWRVGLAQQALRQGRPLKRIADDVGYGSEAALSRAFKAHTGQSPREWRGQARASVA
- the crcB gene encoding fluoride efflux transporter CrcB, with translation MHALNNYLLVFIGGGLGACLRHACNLIGARVAVGSPWPWSTFLINITGALLMGVLVEAFALRNGASPQLRLLLATGILGGYTTFSTYALEIGLLLQRGQHGLAALYAGGSVALGLVGLFGGMKLARLVLA
- a CDS encoding SRPBCC family protein: MATASVSITVPTPADQVWNLIGGFDSLPDWLPYIPQSTLSEGGRVRHLANPDGDAIVERLEAFDQADRSYTYSILQASFPVTGYRSTLRVVEQGSGSRIDWSGEFTPVGVSGEEASALFEGIYRDGLKALETTLAG
- a CDS encoding 4Fe-4S dicluster domain-containing protein produces the protein MSTPCTGIPRPWRWRGALSVLLLALFYALPWLRWNGHQALLLDINARRFDLLGWTLWPGDVGVLIGLLAVLAVGLALLTHLAGRIWCGHACPQTLWRRAFDWIARGMAKVLPVPAVRPATQVAWGLLSLWTGITFVGLFSPIAGLLAAAPHAGWSGWETFWVLFYAAATWGNAGFLREQVCRSLCPFARMQPLLTDPHTPRMLYDARRGEPRGMRPPGHGGVLGRNRGLLDPTTAQDYVFRAAHPLLAGPMPTFSADRLGDCTDCAACVSACPMQLDIRQGPQADCLACGACLDACARQQHQAGFGPSLVRYCSPQAMAGQPRQWWRPRTLALLSMLLALLACGAWRLL